The following DNA comes from Microbacterium wangchenii.
GGCGATGAAGAAGGAGTTCCACACCTTCTGCGGGAAGTTCACGCGCTCCCAGAACGCGATGATGCCGTCGAAGTTCAGCGCGGTCGGCAGGGCCAGCGGCCCGCCGTTGGAGTAGTCAGCGGGCGATTTGAACGAGTTGATGAGGATCAGGTAGAACGGCGCGATGATGACGATGGCTGCCACGATCGCGAAGGCCAGCAGCAGCCAGTCCACACCCCGCCTCTTCGTCATGCCGCCGCGCCCCTTTGCGCCGCGGCGCCGGACGCCGCCTCCCTCGAGGTCTGCGGGGCGGCCCTTCGTCGCCGTGGTCACGGTCATCGTGGCGGCTCTCACAGTCCCGCCCTTTCCTTGCGCTCCGCGCGGTTCTGCGCGCGGATGAACAGAATCGACACGATCGCGATGACGATCGTCAGCGCCGTGGCGATCGTCGCGCCGTAGCCCACCTGCTGGGACTGGAAGAACTCGCTGTAGGCGTAGTACGCGGGCACGATCGTCGAGGTGCCCGGCCCGCCGCGGGTCAGGACGTACACCGGGCCGAAGACCTTCAGGGCGGCGATCGTGCACGTGAGGGTGACGACGTAGATCTCGGGGCGGATGATGCTGACGGTGATGGCTCGGAAACGCTGGAGCCAGTTCGCGCCGTCGAGTTCGGCCGCCTCATACAGTTCCGGATCGACGCGCTGCAGCGCGGCCATGAACACCACGACGGGGTAGCCGATCTGGATCCAGACGAGGACGACCATGATCGCCCCCAGCGCGGTGTCGGGCGAGCCGAGCCAGTTGTGGGTGAGGAACCCCAGGCCGGCGCCTTCCAGGATGGAGTTGAGCGCGCCGTCCTGCGGGCGCAGGATCCACCCGATGACGATGCCGGCGATGGCGGCGGGAAGGATCTGCGGCAGGTAGTACGTCGCGCGCAGGAAGCTGGCCAGCCGGCCGCCGAACTTGCGCCCGATCACGTCGAACAGCAGCGCGGCCAGGACGAGCCCGATGAGGGTCGGGAAGACCACCATCGCGACGATCATCCAGATGCTGTTCCCGAACGAGGTCCAGAACTTGCCGTCGCCCAGCAGCTCGATCCAGTTCTCCAGACCGATGAACTCGGGGGGACGGATGCCGCGCCAGTCGGTGAAGCTCAGGTAGATGTTCCACACCAGTGGGATGACGATGATGACGGTGGCCAGGACCAGCCCGGGCACGAGGTAGAGCCAGTAGCCCGCGGTGCCGCCGCGGCGCTGCGGGATCAGGGGCTCCTCGGGCGGGAGTTTGGTCCGCGCGGGGCGGACGAAGGGAACAGCGGACATCGCCGGCTCCTCGGACGTGGGTGGTGCCGCGATCGCGGCGTGGAGGGCGTGAGCCCGGGTGGTGCGGGTGGCCCTCCGCCGTGACGGCGGGCCACCCGTGTCGGTCAGCGGAAGTCGTCGACGTAGGAGTCGTACTCCGCGCCGAGGGCCTCCTGGACCTCGGCGGCCGACTTGGTCCCGTTGACGAGCTCCTGCAACTCGGCCACGAGGGCGTCGTAGAAGGTCGGCGTGGGCCAGTCGGGGTAGAACGCCAGACCGTCCTGCTCGTTGACCGCGTTGAAGGCCTGAATGAGCTCGAGGCTCTTCTCGTCGGTGATGTCGGCCTCATCCGCGGCGACGGGCAGGCCGCCGTTGTTGCCGATGAGCGCCTGGATCTCCGGCCGCATCGTGATGTCGATGAACTCGTAGGCGAGGTCCTTGTTCTGAGCCCGCTCGGGGACGACCCACAGGTTGCCGGACGAGCCCAGGCTCAGGTCGCTGCCGGGGAAGGGGAACAGACCGAAGTCGAAGCCCTCGATCTCGTCGACGAATCGCCCGTACCACCAGCTGCCGGAGACGAAGATCGGGGCGGTGCCGTTGATGAAGGACACGCCCGCATCCTCGGCCTTCTGGCCGGTGACGTCCGGGGAGAAGTAGCCCTTGTCGGCGTACTCCAGCACCGTCTCGGTCGCGTAGGAGACCTCGTCGCCGGCCCAGTCGACGGGGTTCTCGTACAGCTGGTAGTCGTTGACCCACTGCCGGTCGGCCTGGCTCAGTGCCAGCTGATACCACAGCTGTCCGAGGGGGTACTCGAGGCCCGCTTCGGCCAGCGGCGTGATGCCCTGCGCCTGGAAGGCGTCCAGCACGGCGATGAACTCGTCATAGGTCTCCGGAACCTCGAGCCCAGCGGAGGCGAAGGCGTCCTTGTTGTAGTAGACCGTGACGAACTCGCCGTAGTTCGGCACGCCGTACCACGCGCCCGAACCCATCACGCCGTCCTCGTCGTAGCGCGCGGTGGTCTGCAGCGCGGGGGCGAGCATGTCGTCCCATCCGTGTTCGTCCACGGCGTCGCTGATGTCGGCGAGCAGGCCCTGACTGGCGAGGAAGCCGGCCGTGGCGTTGCCCTTGTTGAACTCCATGAGGTCGGGGGCCTCATCGGAGTTGAGCACCTGGCTGGCGGTGGAGCGGATCTGCTCGAAGCTGCGCTCCTCGAACTCGACCGTCGCGCCGGTCTCCTCCTCGAAGACCTCGATCGCTTCGGCCCACGCGATGCCCATCGCGCTGTTGTCGCCCTCGTAGTGCCACAGCGTCAGGGTGTCGCCGTCGCCTCCCCCGCCCGAGCCGCCGCCGGAGCACGCGGAGAGGGCGAGCGCCGCGATCGTCGCGGTGCCGACGGCCGCAGCGACGCGTCGTGTCTTTCGGATGTTTCGTGCCATCGTCGGCACTCCTTTCTTGAGAGCCCGAGTGATCGGGCCGGTGATCGGGAACTGCGGAGGGTGGTGCTGTCGAAGCGCTTCGATAACGGACATGGGACGGCCGGTTCAGGGAACGGATCAGGAGGAGGCGGGACCAGCCGGGCGACGCAGCGACCCGTGGCCGACATAGGTGGGAGGGATGAGGTGGAGCCCCGGCTCGGGGCGGTCGGCGCCGAGCGAGCGCATCGCGAGCTCGACGGCGAGGTCGCACGACGCCTGCGGGATCAGCGGAATGGTGTCCACCGCGGTGGGCAGGGCGGCGGTGTCGAAACTCGATCCGACCGCCACGACGGAGATGTCGGTGGGGACCGACAGGCCCCGCTCGGCCAGTTCGTCCAGCGCCGCTGCGTGGGCTTCCTGCGCGCAGTGCAGGATGAGCCCGGTGACCCCGGCGTCCACGAGCTCCCGCACGCCGCGGCGCGTGGCAGCCGGGTCGACCATCACGGCGCCGGAGGAGCGGAACATCAGCGACAGCGACCGTTCGGCGGCGCGTCGCTCGGCCGCGACGCGGACGCGCGGCGGGAAGTTGGAGGACCGATAGGCGATATCGGTCTGACCGACGAGGGCGATGCGCTCGTGTCCGGCGTCGGCGAGCGCGTCCACCGCCATGGCGGCTGCCGTCTCGAAGTCGAGATCGACGCACACCAGCCCGTCATTGTCGTCGGGAACGCCGATGAACACGGAGGGCGTCGCGATGGCGCGCGCCAGGGGAACGCGGGGGTCGTCGGGAGCGACATCCAGCACCAGGATGGCGTCCACCAGGCCGCTGGAGGCGACCCTGCTCATGCCGGCTCGGGCTTCTTCGTCGGTGAGGAGAAGGATGTCGTACCCCTGGCGCCGCGCCGCGACGGCGGTGGCCAGCACGAAGGCCATGTGCGTGGGAGCGTGGGTGTCGGTGCGCAGCGGCTCGGTCAGGGCGAAGATGTGGGTGCGGTCGCCGGCGAGCATGCGCGCGCCCGCGTTGGGGCTGTAGCCGAGCTCACGCACGGCCTTCTCGATCCGCTCGCGCGTGTCCTTGGCGACCGGGCGCTTGCCGCTGAGCGCGTAGGAGACGGTGCTGATGGAAACGCCGGCGGCTTTCGCCACCTCGTCGATCTTCGCCATCCGGACTCCATCGTCAGCGGCTGCCGCCGCGGCTTCGCGTGTCGAAGCGCTTTCGGGAAGCGCTTCGACCGACACAGTAAAGGACTCGATCGCGCGAGGGCAAGACCTTTGCTGGAGATCGCAACAAAAAGGCGGGACCCTCGCCTGCGCCACGCAGCGGCTGAGCGGTCACACGACGTCATATTCGCGCCCGCACGGCGACACATTTGACGCACGGCGACGCATTCGGACATAATCGGCCCCATGACGGATCACGCGCGTTCTCTGTCCGCCTGGGAGGCGAACGGGACTGCCGGCATGATGATGGCCGGCCGCGCGACCTCGTGTCGAATGTGTCGCTGACTCGGTGACCCCGCCCGACGCCCGCTTGCGCTTCTGAGCGCGCGAGCACGCGTCCCCAGCATCCCGGCACCCGCGTCGATCACGCGTCCCCGGATGCTCCATCCCTGGCCATCGCGGCCCGCTCTCCCGCATTCGAACCGCGCTCTTCCCGCGCCGGTTCCCCCTTCTGAGGACAGCCATCATCATGTCTACTCCCGCCCTGCTCGACCGTCCCGCTCCCACCCGCCACCTCCGTGCGGTCCCCACTCCCGCACCCGAGCCCGCCCCCGGCGCGGCGCGACACCTCCCCCCGGGCACCGCGCCGCGCGGATTCGCCCTGTACGTCGGCATCGACGAAGCCAAGGCGGCAGCCGATGGCGTGAGCCTGGGCGTCCTCGTCGAGGCCCTCCGCCGCACGCTCGCCGACCTCGCCCCCAGCGCCCAGACCTACGCCACGGTCGCGCTGGCCCCCACCGGGGCCGGCGGACGGGACGTCGACGTCGTGCGCCTCGCCCTGCACGAGCCCTCGGCGGTCGCCCGCACCAAGCAGGAGCCCGAGGACGCCGATGACCTCGCCGGCGGCGTCGTGGTGGACATCTCC
Coding sequences within:
- a CDS encoding carbohydrate ABC transporter permease, with the protein product MSAVPFVRPARTKLPPEEPLIPQRRGGTAGYWLYLVPGLVLATVIIVIPLVWNIYLSFTDWRGIRPPEFIGLENWIELLGDGKFWTSFGNSIWMIVAMVVFPTLIGLVLAALLFDVIGRKFGGRLASFLRATYYLPQILPAAIAGIVIGWILRPQDGALNSILEGAGLGFLTHNWLGSPDTALGAIMVVLVWIQIGYPVVVFMAALQRVDPELYEAAELDGANWLQRFRAITVSIIRPEIYVVTLTCTIAALKVFGPVYVLTRGGPGTSTIVPAYYAYSEFFQSQQVGYGATIATALTIVIAIVSILFIRAQNRAERKERAGL
- a CDS encoding ABC transporter substrate-binding protein — translated: MARNIRKTRRVAAAVGTATIAALALSACSGGGSGGGGDGDTLTLWHYEGDNSAMGIAWAEAIEVFEEETGATVEFEERSFEQIRSTASQVLNSDEAPDLMEFNKGNATAGFLASQGLLADISDAVDEHGWDDMLAPALQTTARYDEDGVMGSGAWYGVPNYGEFVTVYYNKDAFASAGLEVPETYDEFIAVLDAFQAQGITPLAEAGLEYPLGQLWYQLALSQADRQWVNDYQLYENPVDWAGDEVSYATETVLEYADKGYFSPDVTGQKAEDAGVSFINGTAPIFVSGSWWYGRFVDEIEGFDFGLFPFPGSDLSLGSSGNLWVVPERAQNKDLAYEFIDITMRPEIQALIGNNGGLPVAADEADITDEKSLELIQAFNAVNEQDGLAFYPDWPTPTFYDALVAELQELVNGTKSAAEVQEALGAEYDSYVDDFR
- a CDS encoding LacI family DNA-binding transcriptional regulator; the encoded protein is MAKIDEVAKAAGVSISTVSYALSGKRPVAKDTRERIEKAVRELGYSPNAGARMLAGDRTHIFALTEPLRTDTHAPTHMAFVLATAVAARRQGYDILLLTDEEARAGMSRVASSGLVDAILVLDVAPDDPRVPLARAIATPSVFIGVPDDNDGLVCVDLDFETAAAMAVDALADAGHERIALVGQTDIAYRSSNFPPRVRVAAERRAAERSLSLMFRSSGAVMVDPAATRRGVRELVDAGVTGLILHCAQEAHAAALDELAERGLSVPTDISVVAVGSSFDTAALPTAVDTIPLIPQASCDLAVELAMRSLGADRPEPGLHLIPPTYVGHGSLRRPAGPASS
- a CDS encoding winged helix-turn-helix domain-containing protein, which translates into the protein MSTPALLDRPAPTRHLRAVPTPAPEPAPGAARHLPPGTAPRGFALYVGIDEAKAAADGVSLGVLVEALRRTLADLAPSAQTYATVALAPTGAGGRDVDVVRLALHEPSAVARTKQEPEDADDLAGGVVVDISRKRVLIDGESAAFTFKEFELLQYLVLREGRTIDRSELVASLWQNPADDDAPGERTIDVHVRRLRAKLGRFEDIVRTVRGVGYRFDRHADVTIRFGHGTPSPDRV